The following proteins come from a genomic window of Planctomycetota bacterium:
- a CDS encoding helix-turn-helix domain-containing protein: MADEYLSFEDALRALGMQEAELRTLVAQGKLRAFRDGNMLKFRRGDIETVRKQRGIEGPVVVPSKAGDDTAVPQVVPSTDRGADLLADEPFDFDDTSETLVGGGFGPPAGGDVELSLEPGVPAAPREPSTKVPTIELTAPDTATGDTAVPTLDLGDAPTASPTGDTEVPTMVLGLDQYDDSAGTEDVVTEEVSLEPGELGTDTEEATAPFEGAGPQPALDELQPDAASGTGRATPASAMGTGEALFIREQPSALYTVMSAIAAFVLVVPGALFFYCVASSKVPDWEFLKSVMQFFWDLLGVTPPGVAP, encoded by the coding sequence ATGGCTGACGAGTATCTGTCGTTCGAGGACGCCCTTCGGGCTCTGGGGATGCAGGAAGCCGAGTTGCGCACCCTCGTGGCCCAGGGCAAACTCCGCGCGTTCCGCGACGGCAACATGCTGAAGTTCCGACGCGGCGACATCGAGACCGTGCGCAAGCAGCGCGGCATCGAAGGCCCCGTGGTCGTCCCCAGCAAGGCGGGCGACGACACGGCGGTGCCCCAGGTCGTCCCCTCCACCGACCGTGGCGCCGATCTGCTTGCAGACGAGCCGTTCGACTTCGACGACACGTCGGAGACCCTGGTGGGCGGCGGCTTTGGACCTCCGGCGGGCGGCGACGTCGAGCTTTCGCTCGAGCCGGGCGTTCCGGCCGCTCCCAGGGAACCCTCCACCAAGGTCCCCACGATTGAGCTCACCGCGCCCGACACGGCCACCGGCGACACCGCCGTGCCCACGCTTGACCTCGGCGACGCTCCGACCGCCAGCCCAACGGGCGACACCGAGGTGCCCACGATGGTCCTCGGCCTTGATCAGTATGACGACTCCGCCGGCACCGAGGACGTGGTGACCGAGGAAGTTTCGCTCGAGCCCGGCGAGCTGGGGACCGACACCGAAGAGGCCACCGCGCCCTTCGAGGGGGCGGGGCCTCAGCCCGCCCTCGACGAGCTCCAGCCCGACGCTGCCTCGGGCACAGGCCGCGCCACCCCTGCTTCGGCCATGGGCACCGGCGAGGCCCTCTTCATCCGCGAGCAGCCGTCTGCCTTGTACACGGTGATGAGCGCCATTGCGGCCTTCGTGCTCGTGGTGCCGGGGGCGCTCTTCTTCTACTGCGTCGCCAGCTCGAAGGTGCCCGACTGGGAGTTCCTCAAGAGCGTGATGCAGTTCTTCTGGGATCTTCTCGGCGTGACGCCCCCCGGCGTCGCCCCGTAG